The following proteins are encoded in a genomic region of Streptococcus gwangjuense:
- a CDS encoding chloride channel protein → MLIELRSIFRKIPYNFRLFIAVILQGIVSGLSGIFLHYLLEMMEKLAFGQSEHHSGFLTDGVSSSRIGLSLIIVGLSSSLVWYFLQKGSKIFSIKAQMKDETSQYKLHFLKQLFHSIWQIIAVGGGAPIGKEAAPREIGTLFAGPIGKICSLSKKDQIFLLACGAGAGLAAVYQVPLTSVFFVFETLGIALSIKRFVLVGLTTYVSTYTAGWVISDQALYQIPAITWSLKEIWIIPLLLLFLTPLAWLFGRLSKEASSNRIKDKRILLTLPSAFLFLVGLASSFPHLLGNGRMMAQEILNGSSGQTVLLMFFLKAVVVLIILWAGAYGGTLTPSFALGMAGAALFGIILGVDSQPTTLLLGSVCFLSVTLKAPWSATGLVIGFTGLGIDSIPYFLVTAVLAYEFAKMLDRFPWASILCQKSKNKVIR, encoded by the coding sequence TAATTTTAGATTATTCATAGCAGTAATTCTGCAAGGAATAGTTTCGGGTTTATCTGGTATATTTCTCCATTATCTTTTAGAGATGATGGAGAAGCTAGCTTTTGGTCAGTCAGAGCACCATAGTGGTTTTTTGACAGATGGAGTTTCCTCCTCACGGATAGGACTAAGTTTAATAATCGTGGGTCTTAGCTCGTCCTTAGTCTGGTACTTCTTGCAAAAAGGGTCGAAGATTTTTTCCATCAAAGCTCAGATGAAGGATGAGACTTCACAATACAAGCTTCATTTTCTAAAACAGCTATTTCATTCAATTTGGCAGATCATTGCAGTTGGAGGGGGAGCCCCTATTGGCAAAGAAGCTGCACCACGAGAAATTGGAACTCTATTTGCAGGACCAATTGGAAAAATATGTTCTCTCTCTAAGAAGGATCAAATCTTTCTCCTTGCTTGTGGTGCTGGTGCTGGTTTAGCAGCTGTCTATCAGGTTCCATTAACAAGTGTCTTCTTTGTTTTTGAAACCCTAGGAATTGCTCTATCTATTAAACGATTTGTCTTAGTCGGTTTGACTACCTATGTGTCAACCTATACAGCAGGCTGGGTTATTTCAGATCAGGCTCTCTACCAGATTCCAGCTATCACATGGTCATTAAAGGAAATATGGATTATTCCCTTATTACTTCTTTTCTTAACCCCACTGGCTTGGCTTTTTGGTCGCTTAAGTAAAGAAGCGTCTTCAAACAGAATAAAAGATAAACGAATACTTCTCACATTGCCCTCAGCTTTTCTTTTTCTTGTTGGTCTTGCAAGTTCCTTTCCACATCTACTTGGTAATGGACGCATGATGGCTCAGGAAATTTTAAATGGTAGCAGTGGTCAAACAGTGCTTCTCATGTTTTTCCTAAAAGCAGTGGTCGTTCTTATTATCCTTTGGGCAGGGGCCTATGGTGGTACTCTTACGCCATCTTTTGCCTTGGGGATGGCTGGAGCTGCCCTCTTTGGAATAATTCTAGGTGTGGATAGCCAGCCAACCACTTTACTTTTGGGATCTGTTTGCTTTTTGTCCGTGACTTTGAAGGCTCCCTGGTCTGCAACCGGATTAGTTATAGGTTTCACTGGGCTAGGTATAGATTCTATTCCGTATTTCTTAGTAACAGCTGTTTTAGCCTATGAATTTGCAAAAATGCTAGACCGCTTTCCTTGGGCTAGCATATTGTGTCAGAAGTCAAAGAATAAAGTAATTAGGTAG
- the deoD gene encoding purine-nucleoside phosphorylase — translation MSIHIAAQQGEIADKILLPGDPLRAKFIAENFLEDAVCFNEVRNMFGYTGTYKGHRVSVMGTGMGMPSISIYARELIVDYGVKKLIRVGTAGSLNEDVHVRELVLAQAAATNSNIIRNDWPQYDFPQIASFDLLDKAYHIAKELGMTTHVGNVLSSDVFYSNYFEKNIELGKWGVKAVEMEAAALYYLAAQHHVDALAIMTISDSLVNPDEDTTAEERQNTFTDMMKVGLETLIAE, via the coding sequence ATGTCTATCCATATTGCTGCTCAGCAGGGTGAAATTGCTGATAAAATTCTTCTTCCTGGAGATCCTCTTCGTGCTAAGTTTATTGCGGAGAATTTCCTTGAAGATGCTGTTTGTTTTAACGAAGTACGTAACATGTTTGGTTACACTGGTACTTACAAGGGCCACCGTGTATCAGTCATGGGAACTGGGATGGGGATGCCATCTATTTCGATTTATGCGCGTGAGTTGATTGTTGACTACGGTGTGAAAAAATTGATCCGTGTGGGAACAGCAGGTTCATTGAATGAAGATGTTCACGTCCGTGAATTAGTTTTGGCGCAGGCAGCTGCAACCAACTCTAACATCATCCGCAATGACTGGCCACAGTACGATTTCCCACAAATTGCTAGCTTTGATTTGCTGGACAAGGCCTACCATATCGCTAAAGAACTTGGTATGACAACCCACGTTGGGAACGTTTTGTCATCTGATGTCTTTTACTCAAACTACTTTGAAAAGAATATCGAGCTTGGTAAATGGGGAGTCAAGGCTGTGGAAATGGAAGCAGCAGCCCTTTACTATCTGGCGGCCCAACACCATGTTGACGCGCTTGCCATCATGACTATTTCTGATAGTTTGGTCAATCCAGATGAAGATACGACTGCAGAAGAACGCCAAAATACCTTCACTGATATGATGAAGGTTGGATTGGAAACCTTAATTGCAGAGTAA
- the pavA gene encoding Rqc2 family fibronectin-binding protein PavA: MSFDGFFLHHMVEELRRELVNGRIQKINQPFEQELVLQIRSNRQSHRLLLSAHPVFGRIQLTQTTFENPAQPSTFIMVLRKYLQGALIESIEQVENDRIVEMIVSNKNEIGDHIQATLIIEIMGKHSNILLVDKSSHKILEVIKHVGFSQNSYRTLLPGSTYIAPPSTESLNPFTIKDEKLFEILQTQETTAKNLQSLFQGLGRDTANELEDLLISDKLSTFRNFFSQETKPCLTETSFSPVPFANQVGEPFASLSDLLDTYYKDKAERDRVKQQASELIRRVENELHKNRHKLKKQEKELLATDNAEEFRQKGELLTTFLHQVPNDQDQVILDNYYTNQPITIALDKALTPNQNAQRYFKRYQKLKEAVKYLTDLIEETKATILYLESVETVLNQAGLEEIAEIREELIQTGFIRRRQREKIQKRKKPEQYMASDGKTIIYVGRNNLQNEELTFKMARKEELWFHVKDIPGSHVVISGNLDPSDEVKTDAAELAAYFSQGRLSNLVQVDMIEVKKLNKPTGGKPGFVTYTGQKTLRVTPDPEKIASMKKS, from the coding sequence ATGTCATTTGACGGATTTTTTTTACACCACATGGTTGAGGAATTGCGAAGAGAGTTAGTGAATGGTCGCATCCAGAAAATCAATCAGCCTTTTGAACAAGAATTAGTCTTGCAAATCCGCAGCAATCGCCAAAGTCATCGCCTGCTCCTTTCTGCCCATCCAGTTTTTGGACGCATTCAGCTGACCCAAACGACTTTTGAAAATCCAGCCCAACCTTCCACCTTTATCATGGTTTTGAGAAAATATTTGCAGGGTGCCCTGATTGAGTCTATTGAGCAAGTGGAAAATGACCGTATTGTGGAAATGATAGTTTCCAATAAAAACGAGATTGGAGACCATATTCAGGCTACCTTGATTATCGAAATTATGGGGAAACACAGTAATATTCTACTGGTCGATAAAAGCAGTCATAAAATCCTCGAAGTTATCAAACACGTCGGCTTTTCACAAAATAGCTACCGTACCTTGCTTCCTGGATCGACCTACATAGCTCCGCCAAGTACGGAATCTCTCAATCCTTTTACGATCAAGGATGAAAAGCTCTTTGAAATCCTACAAACACAGGAAACGACAGCTAAAAATCTTCAAAGCCTCTTTCAAGGTCTGGGACGTGATACGGCAAATGAATTGGAAGACCTGCTGATTAGTGATAAACTGTCTACTTTCCGTAACTTTTTCAGTCAAGAAACCAAGCCCTGCTTGACAGAGACATCCTTCAGCCCAGTTCCTTTTGCAAATCAGGTGGGAGAGCCTTTTGCCAGTCTTTCTGATTTGTTGGACACCTACTATAAGGATAAGGCTGAGCGCGACCGCGTCAAACAGCAAGCCAGTGAACTCATTCGTCGTGTTGAAAATGAACTTCATAAAAACCGACACAAACTCAAAAAACAAGAAAAAGAGTTACTAGCGACAGACAATGCTGAGGAATTTCGCCAAAAGGGTGAATTGCTAACAACCTTCCTCCACCAAGTGCCTAACGACCAAGACCAGGTTATTCTAGACAACTACTATACTAATCAACCTATCACCATTGCGCTTGATAAGGCTCTGACTCCCAACCAGAATGCCCAACGCTATTTTAAACGTTACCAGAAACTCAAAGAAGCTGTCAAATACTTGACTGATCTGATTGAAGAAACCAAGGCAACCATTCTCTATCTGGAAAGTGTGGAAACTGTTCTCAACCAAGCTGGGCTGGAAGAAATCGCTGAAATCCGTGAAGAATTGATCCAAACAGGTTTTATCCGCAGAAGACAGCGAGAGAAAATTCAGAAACGCAAAAAACCAGAACAGTATATGGCGAGCGATGGCAAAACCATCATCTATGTCGGACGCAATAACCTGCAAAATGAGGAGCTAACCTTTAAAATGGCACGCAAGGAGGAACTTTGGTTCCATGTCAAGGACATTCCTGGAAGCCACGTTGTCATCTCAGGCAACCTAGACCCATCTGATGAAGTCAAGACAGACGCAGCAGAACTTGCAGCCTACTTCTCTCAAGGTCGCCTGTCAAATCTGGTCCAGGTGGATATGATTGAAGTCAAAAAACTCAACAAACCAACTGGTGGCAAACCAGGCTTTGTAACTTACACGGGACAAAAGACCCTCCGTGTCACACCAGACCCAGAAAAAATCGCATCCATGAAAAAATCCTGA
- the ybeY gene encoding rRNA maturation RNase YbeY, whose amino-acid sequence MYIEMVDETGQVSKEMLQQTQEILEFAAQKLGKEDKEMAVTFVTNERSHELNLEYRDTDRPTDVISLEYKPELEIAFDEEDLLENPELAEMMSEFDAYIGELFISIDKAHEQAEEYGHSFEREMGFLAVHGFLHINGYDHYTPEEEAEMFGLQEEILTAYGLTRQ is encoded by the coding sequence ATGTATATTGAAATGGTAGATGAAACTGGTCAAGTTTCAAAAGAAATGTTGCAACAAACCCAAGAAATTTTGGAATTTGCAGCCCAAAAATTAGGCAAAGAAGACAAGGAAATGGCAGTTACCTTTGTGACCAATGAACGTAGTCATGAACTCAATCTGGAGTACCGTGACACCGACCGTCCGACAGATGTCATCAGCCTTGAGTATAAGCCAGAGTTGGAAATTGCCTTTGACGAAGAGGATTTACTTGAAAATCCAGAATTGGCAGAGATGATGTCTGAGTTTGATGCCTATATTGGGGAACTGTTCATCTCTATCGATAAAGCACATGAGCAGGCCGAGGAATATGGCCATAGCTTTGAGCGTGAGATGGGCTTCTTGGCAGTACACGGCTTTTTACATATCAACGGCTATGATCACTACACTCCGGAAGAAGAAGCGGAGATGTTCGGTTTACAAGAAGAAATTTTGACAGCCTATGGACTCACAAGACAATAA
- a CDS encoding diacylglycerol kinase family protein, translating to MDSQDNKRKWKNRDLISSLEFALTGIFTAIKEERNMRKHAVTALVVVLAGFVFQVSRIEWLFLLLSIFLVVAFEIINSAIENVVDLASHYHFSMLAKNAKDMAAGAVLVVSLFAALTGALIFLPRIWDLLF from the coding sequence ATGGACTCACAAGACAATAAACGAAAATGGAAAAATCGTGACCTGATATCCAGTTTAGAATTTGCTCTCACAGGAATTTTTACTGCCATCAAGGAAGAACGCAATATGCGAAAACATGCAGTGACGGCTCTTGTGGTCGTCCTTGCCGGTTTTGTTTTTCAGGTGTCACGAATCGAATGGCTCTTTCTCCTATTGAGCATTTTCTTGGTAGTAGCCTTTGAAATTATCAACTCTGCTATTGAAAATGTGGTGGATTTGGCCAGTCACTATCACTTTTCTATGCTGGCTAAAAATGCCAAGGATATGGCGGCTGGCGCGGTATTAGTGGTCTCTCTTTTCGCAGCCTTAACAGGCGCATTGATTTTTCTCCCACGGATTTGGGATTTATTATTTTAA
- the era gene encoding GTPase Era, with translation MTFKSGFVAILGRPNVGKSTFLNHVMGQKIAIMSDKAQTTRNKIMGIYTTDKEQIVFIDTPGIHKPKTALGDFMVESAYSTLREVDTVLFMVPADEARGKGDDMIIERLKAAKVPVILVVNKIDKIHPDQLLSQIDDFRNQMDFKEIVPISALQGNNVSRLVDILSENLDEGFQYFPSDQITDHPERFLVSEMVREKVLHLTREEIPHSVAVVVDSMKRDEETDKVHIRATIMVERDSQKGIIIGKGGAMLKKIGSMARRDIELMLGDKVFLETWVKVKKNWRDKKLDLADFGYNEKEY, from the coding sequence ATGACTTTTAAATCAGGCTTTGTAGCCATTTTAGGACGTCCCAATGTTGGGAAGTCAACTTTTTTAAATCACGTTATGGGGCAAAAGATTGCCATCATGAGTGACAAGGCGCAAACAACGCGCAACAAAATCATGGGAATTTACACGACTGATAAGGAACAAATCGTCTTTATCGACACACCAGGGATTCACAAGCCTAAAACGGCCCTTGGAGATTTCATGGTAGAATCTGCCTATAGCACCCTTCGTGAAGTGGATACCGTTCTTTTTATGGTACCTGCTGATGAAGCGCGTGGTAAGGGGGACGATATGATTATCGAGCGTCTTAAGGCTGCCAAGGTTCCTGTGATTTTGGTGGTGAACAAGATTGATAAGATTCACCCAGATCAGCTTCTGTCTCAGATTGATGATTTTCGTAATCAAATGGACTTCAAGGAAATCGTTCCTATCTCAGCCCTTCAGGGAAATAACGTGTCTCGTCTAGTGGATATTTTGAGCGAAAATCTGGACGAAGGTTTCCAGTATTTCCCGTCTGATCAAATCACAGACCATCCAGAACGTTTCTTGGTTTCAGAAATGGTTCGTGAGAAAGTCTTGCACCTAACTCGTGAAGAAATTCCTCACTCAGTTGCCGTAGTAGTTGATTCTATGAAACGAGACGAAGAAACAGACAAGGTTCACATCCGTGCAACCATCATGGTTGAGCGCGATAGTCAGAAAGGGATTATCATCGGTAAAGGTGGTGCTATGCTTAAGAAAATCGGTAGCATGGCCCGTCGTGATATTGAACTCATGCTAGGAGACAAGGTCTTCCTAGAAACCTGGGTCAAGGTCAAGAAAAACTGGCGCGATAAAAAGCTAGATTTAGCTGACTTTGGCTATAATGAAAAAGAATACTAA